The DNA sequence GGTTGACGGAGTGGTGATACGTTAACTGGAAGAAACATAACTGTAACGAATCGATATAAGTCATTAAGATCATCGAGATTGTGAAGTGACATAGCGTTATCTAGTAACACCAAATATTGCTCCCTGCGAGCGTTTTCCCGTTGTCTTTCTTTAACTGATTCTAAGAAAAGTTCTTTGTACCATTCTTTGAAAATGGCACTGTCCATGCAAGCATTGGCTTTTGATTTGTAGATAGCTGAGAAAGCTTCTGTATCGTAATTGTATAGAACATGAACATCCGGTTCGGTACCGATTAGTAGTACCGGCAACTTGCGATATCCGGTAGCATTTACACAAAAAGGTGCAGTAACGTAATCTTCGCACATTTCCAGGTTTCCTGTCGATTTCGCACGGTCCATAATACAAGTTCTTTCTGGCACTATTTTCCACATTATTGTTGTGTAAACGACATTGTAAACGTTCCGCAATATGATCTGACGTTCATGCAATAATCTGTTAAAGTCAACTGCAAAGGCTACCGCTGCAGCGCTTTCAGTGTCGAATGGAACAGTTTCTCTGATATCCGCATTAGTAATATTGAAACGTTCTTTAAAGCCTAGGAGCCAAGCGCGACCGGCTCTAAAACTAAGAGATCCCTGAAACTTCATATTAATTTCTAGAGCTCTTCTCTGTATGTCTGCTCCTGTCatttgttcgtttctttcCTTAA is a window from the Bombus huntii isolate Logan2020A chromosome 6, iyBomHunt1.1, whole genome shotgun sequence genome containing:
- the LOC126866782 gene encoding jerky protein homolog-like, with the protein product MTGADIQRRALEINMKFQGSLSFRAGRAWLLGFKERFNITNADIRETVPFDTESAAAVAFAVDFNRLLHERQIILRNVYNVVYTTIMWKIVPERTCIMDRAKSTGNLEMCEDYVTAPFCVNATGYRKLPVLLIGTEPDVHVLYNYDTEAFSAIYKSKANACMDSAIFKEWYKELFLESVKERQRENARREQYLVLLDNAMSLHNLDDLNDLYRFVTVMFLPVNVSPLRQPMNRGIISCFKRKYRIELLKTSMPITVGGTEEELIDVYKEISMWDCCRIVHDAWLSVEDAILTNSWDRLLTVRNVQSIEVTEKWESDINDVLGMLIDLPGCKECEEIDVFNWFSIENQYNIVQKKCVEEVLQEFKDNPVNITIIDDEAGPSRAKLSKRS